A window of the Streptomyces sp. Ag109_O5-10 genome harbors these coding sequences:
- a CDS encoding universal stress protein — protein MSAAPVIAAADGSDDSLRALDWAVQAARQRDAPLRVVHVRQYAAWGQPDVLVAGEPDEGGDPVLDEVRDRLSSGAVGLTIEYVALEGAPGALLPELGADAQLLVLGSRGRGGFAGLLLGSNGMAAARDAACPVVVVPRPGRKVPEELPAEPGPRVVVGLDVDSPDDATLAFAFAEAARRGARLQVIAAYPWPAQSWFAAGELVPPAGGQDEVEQETRTLAEGFLAPYLKDRPDLRADVLALPGDAAGLLVSASKDAALVVVGRHRRRLLAPARMMGSVTHAVLLHAAAPIAVVPPAPQE, from the coding sequence ATGAGCGCTGCGCCGGTCATCGCCGCGGCGGACGGGTCGGACGACAGCCTGCGCGCCCTGGACTGGGCCGTACAGGCGGCCCGGCAGCGGGACGCGCCGCTGCGGGTGGTGCACGTCCGTCAGTACGCCGCCTGGGGGCAGCCCGATGTCCTGGTCGCCGGCGAACCGGACGAGGGCGGCGACCCCGTGCTCGACGAGGTCCGGGACCGGTTGTCCAGCGGCGCCGTCGGGCTGACCATCGAGTACGTGGCCCTGGAGGGCGCCCCGGGCGCACTGCTGCCCGAACTGGGCGCCGACGCACAGCTGTTGGTGCTCGGCTCGCGAGGCCGCGGCGGCTTCGCCGGCCTGCTGCTCGGCTCCAACGGCATGGCCGCCGCCCGCGACGCCGCGTGCCCGGTGGTCGTCGTGCCCCGGCCGGGACGCAAGGTGCCCGAGGAACTGCCCGCCGAGCCCGGACCGCGGGTCGTCGTCGGCCTGGACGTGGACAGCCCCGACGACGCCACCCTCGCCTTCGCCTTCGCGGAGGCCGCCCGGCGCGGCGCCCGGCTCCAGGTGATCGCCGCCTACCCGTGGCCCGCGCAGAGCTGGTTCGCCGCCGGGGAACTCGTCCCGCCGGCCGGCGGCCAGGACGAGGTGGAGCAGGAGACCCGCACCCTCGCCGAGGGCTTCCTCGCCCCATACCTCAAGGACCGCCCCGACCTGCGCGCCGACGTCCTCGCGCTGCCCGGCGACGCGGCAGGCCTGCTGGTGTCCGCCTCGAAGGACGCCGCCCTGGTCGTCGTCGGCCGGCACCGCAGGCGACTGCTCGCCCCGGCCCGCATGATGGGCTCGGTCACCCACGCCGTACTGCTGCACGCGGCCGCCCCGATCGCGGTCGTCCCGCCCGCGCCGCAGGAGTGA
- a CDS encoding DUF397 domain-containing protein, whose protein sequence is MAESTIQQQRAVGWDKPELDLSGADWQSSSRGLGDVQIAFVEGFIAMRNSGRPESPSLIFTPAEWGAFVSGAREGEFDLT, encoded by the coding sequence GTGGCCGAGAGCACCATCCAGCAGCAGCGGGCAGTGGGCTGGGACAAGCCGGAGCTGGACCTCAGCGGGGCCGACTGGCAGTCCAGCAGCAGGGGCCTGGGGGATGTCCAGATCGCCTTTGTCGAGGGATTCATCGCGATGCGCAACAGCGGCCGCCCGGAGAGCCCTTCCCTGATCTTCACCCCCGCCGAATGGGGTGCCTTCGTGTCGGGGGCCCGGGAGGGCGAGTTCGACCTGACCTGA
- a CDS encoding thiolase domain-containing protein: MSKEPVAVTGIGQTKHVAARRDVSIAGLVREAARRALDDAELDWADVDAVVIGKAPDFFEGVMMPELYLADALGAVGKPMLRVHTAGSVGGSTALVAANLVAARVHSTVLTLAFEKQSESNAMWGLSLPIPFQQPLLAGAGGFFAPHVRAYMRRSGAPDTVGSLVAYKDRRNALKNPYAHLHEHDITLEKVQASPMLWDPIRYSETCPSSDGACAMVLTDRAGAARSTKPPAWMLGGAMRSEPTLFAGKDAVSPQAGKDCAADVYRQAGIADPRRDIDAVEMYVPFSWYEPMWLENLGFAEEGEGWKLTESGVTELDGDLPVNMSGGVLSTNPIGASGMIRFAEAALQVRGQAGEHQVDGARKVLGHAYGGGSQFFSMWLVGATAPDN; this comes from the coding sequence ATGAGCAAGGAGCCCGTGGCCGTCACCGGGATCGGCCAGACCAAGCACGTGGCGGCCCGGCGGGACGTGTCGATCGCCGGGCTCGTCCGCGAGGCCGCGCGACGCGCCCTCGACGACGCCGAACTGGACTGGGCCGACGTCGACGCCGTGGTCATCGGCAAGGCGCCCGACTTCTTCGAGGGCGTGATGATGCCGGAGCTCTACCTGGCCGACGCGCTCGGAGCGGTGGGCAAACCCATGTTGCGGGTACACACAGCGGGCTCGGTGGGTGGGTCGACCGCGCTCGTCGCGGCCAACCTCGTCGCCGCGCGGGTCCACTCCACCGTGCTGACCCTCGCCTTCGAGAAGCAGTCCGAGTCCAACGCCATGTGGGGACTGTCCCTGCCGATCCCCTTCCAGCAGCCGCTGCTGGCCGGGGCGGGCGGCTTCTTCGCGCCCCACGTGCGGGCCTACATGCGGCGCAGCGGCGCCCCGGACACCGTCGGCTCGCTGGTCGCCTACAAGGACCGGCGCAACGCGCTCAAGAATCCCTACGCCCACCTCCACGAGCACGACATCACCCTGGAGAAGGTCCAGGCGTCCCCCATGCTGTGGGACCCCATCCGCTACTCGGAGACCTGCCCCTCCTCCGACGGCGCCTGCGCCATGGTCCTCACCGACCGCGCCGGAGCCGCCCGTTCCACGAAGCCGCCGGCCTGGATGCTCGGCGGCGCCATGCGCAGTGAACCCACCCTCTTCGCCGGCAAGGACGCGGTGTCGCCGCAGGCCGGGAAGGACTGCGCCGCCGACGTCTACCGGCAGGCGGGGATCGCCGACCCGCGCCGGGACATCGACGCCGTCGAGATGTACGTGCCGTTCTCCTGGTACGAGCCCATGTGGCTGGAGAACCTCGGCTTCGCCGAGGAGGGCGAGGGCTGGAAACTCACCGAATCGGGGGTCACCGAACTCGACGGTGACCTCCCCGTCAACATGTCCGGCGGCGTCCTCTCCACCAATCCGATCGGCGCCTCCGGGATGATCAGGTTCGCCGAGGCCGCCCTCCAGGTGCGCGGCCAGGCCGGAGAACACCAGGTGGACGGCGCCCGGAAGGTGCTCGGGCACGCCTACGGCGGCGGCTCCCAGTTCTTCTCCATGTGGCTCGTCGGCGCCACGGCCCCCGACAACTGA